The segment CCCGGTTGCAAGTGGGCGATATCGTGCAACTGGACTCGAGTCCTGAACGTCCCATAACGGTAACGGTTGGGGGCGTGCCGCGCTTTCTGGCCGAACCCGGACGCCAGCGGGAACAGAGCGCGGTGCAACTAAGCGGTTTTATTGCAGACTGAGAGGGTCTCCCAATGAATGAACCATTGCCGCGTGCCGTTGCCGAGGGATTATTGAAGGGGATGTTCGATGTTTTCGACGCCATGTTGTCCCTTTCATTCTCGTATTCGCTCGAAGAGCCTGTTCCCCTCGATGTCCCCGCGCTGGAGGCGATCATGAGACGGGCGCCGGTTATGCTGTGCGCACACACGCAAACCGGCGGCGGTGTGGCCCTGTTCCTCACAACCGGAAACGCGGCGTGGATGGCCGCGCGGGCCATGGGTAATCAACCGGTGGACAAGTCCGCGCTGGATGCGGACGATATCGCCGTCTTGCGCGAGGTGGCCAAATCGTGTTTGGGCGGCGGTTTGACCTATCTCATGGAAACGCTCAAACGAAATGTCGTGCCGCTGGAGTCGGTGTCTGTCGAAACCTTGGAATCTTCCTCGGCGGCCGAAGCCCTCGCCTCTTTTACAGGGGATGTCGTGGGATCGCAGTTTGAGTTTTCCTCGAACGGACTGCAAGGTCAGGGAGCGATCGTTTTTTCAATGAATCTGGCAAACAACGATGAAAGCCCGCAAGGCCATGTGAAGGCCGCCGATATCTCCAAGGAAGAAGTGCAGGATATTCTGAGCGGACTGGAGGAGGGCAAAGAACCGGTCGAGAAACCGGCCGCCGTCGGGGAATCGGCCCGTCGGGAATTACCCCCGAACCTGGACATGGTTTTGGATATCCGGATGGTCGCGACGGCCCGGCTGGGCCGCATCGAAATGCCCATCGGCGAGATCCTTTCGCTGGGTCCCGGTTCGATTATCCAAGTCGGTCGGCTTGTGGACGAACCCGTCGAACTGCTGGTCAATGACAAACTGATTGCACGGGGCGATGTCGTGGTGGTGGACGAGAAGTTCGGACTTCGGATAACCGAAATCATCAGCACGAAAGAACGCATCGAGAGTCTGCATTGAATCTTCCGGACGAAAAAGCGCTTTGGGTCCGTTTCAAGGAATTCGGCGACGAGGCGGCCCGCGAGCGATTGGTGTTGCACTACGTCCGAATCGTCAAGTACATTGCCGGACGGATGGCGATTCATGTTCCCTCCAACATCGAAATGAACGATCTTATCGGATGGGGCATGCTTGGATTGCTGGACGCGGTGGATAAATTCGATCATCGCCAGGACATCAAGTTTTCAACCTATGCGTCCATCCGCATCCGGGGGGCGATAATCGATCAAATCCGTTCCTTGGACTGGGCGCCGCGATCCCTGCGAACCATGGCGCGCAAGGTCGGAGCCGCGAGGGAAAAACTGCGGCATGAGAAGGGTGTCGAACCCTCCTTTGACGAAATTGCGTCGGAATTGGGCATAGCCGCCGAAATGGTCGAGGAAACGATGAATCAGGTGCAGACGGCGCACGTGCTGTCGCTGGACGACTATATTCCCTCGGAGGAACGCGGCGAAACCCGCAAGGGCGATATCACGTCCGGCCAGACGGCGGCCAGTCCCGAACAGGCGCTTCTCGACCAGGAACGCCAGGAACGACTGGTGGCGGCCATCCTGCAACTTCCTGATCAAATGCAACGTGTGCTGAATTTGTATTATTATCAGGAACTGACATTGAAGGAAATCGGGCTGGTTCTAAATGTGTCGGAATCGCGTGTGTGCCAGATTCACGGCGCCGCGATGAAGCAGTTACGGAAGGTCATGCAGGGAGGCGCGTGATGCCGCAACCCATTGATACGCAGACCGGGCTTGCGCAAATTACCCATGCGCAGCGAGTACAGCAAATCGTGGATCGCGTGTCGTT is part of the Candidatus Hydrogenedentota bacterium genome and harbors:
- the fliN gene encoding flagellar motor switch protein FliN yields the protein MNEPLPRAVAEGLLKGMFDVFDAMLSLSFSYSLEEPVPLDVPALEAIMRRAPVMLCAHTQTGGGVALFLTTGNAAWMAARAMGNQPVDKSALDADDIAVLREVAKSCLGGGLTYLMETLKRNVVPLESVSVETLESSSAAEALASFTGDVVGSQFEFSSNGLQGQGAIVFSMNLANNDESPQGHVKAADISKEEVQDILSGLEEGKEPVEKPAAVGESARRELPPNLDMVLDIRMVATARLGRIEMPIGEILSLGPGSIIQVGRLVDEPVELLVNDKLIARGDVVVVDEKFGLRITEIISTKERIESLH
- a CDS encoding FliA/WhiG family RNA polymerase sigma factor → MNLPDEKALWVRFKEFGDEAARERLVLHYVRIVKYIAGRMAIHVPSNIEMNDLIGWGMLGLLDAVDKFDHRQDIKFSTYASIRIRGAIIDQIRSLDWAPRSLRTMARKVGAAREKLRHEKGVEPSFDEIASELGIAAEMVEETMNQVQTAHVLSLDDYIPSEERGETRKGDITSGQTAASPEQALLDQERQERLVAAILQLPDQMQRVLNLYYYQELTLKEIGLVLNVSESRVCQIHGAAMKQLRKVMQGGA